The following proteins come from a genomic window of bacterium:
- a CDS encoding phage virion morphogenesis protein: MPEPIEIKVDDKEIQQLLKKLISKTENLRPLMKNIAGIMQDSVEENFEKEGRPDKWQGLKKSTIKQRTKKGYWPGRILQVRGELAASITSKYDENSAVVGTNKVYAAIHQFGGNAGRNKKVKIPARPYLKLGEKEKSEIIKEVQNYFHE; this comes from the coding sequence ATGCCGGAACCGATAGAAATAAAGGTTGATGACAAAGAAATACAGCAGCTTTTAAAAAAGTTGATTTCCAAAACTGAAAATCTTCGTCCGCTTATGAAAAATATTGCAGGAATTATGCAGGATTCTGTCGAGGAAAACTTTGAAAAAGAAGGGCGACCCGATAAATGGCAAGGGTTAAAAAAATCTACAATCAAACAGCGAACCAAAAAAGGATATTGGCCCGGCAGAATTTTACAAGTCAGAGGCGAACTTGCAGCTTCAATTACAAGCAAATATGATGAGAATTCTGCCGTAGTTGGTACAAACAAGGTTTATGCGGCGATTCATCAATTCGGAGGTAATGCCGGCAGAAATAAAAAAGTTAAAATCCCTGCTCGACCTTATTTAAAGCTTGGAGAAAAGGAGAAGTCCGAGATTATAAAAGAGGTTCAAAATTATTTTCATGAGTAA
- a CDS encoding DNA adenine methylase produces MTIDTKSLLNWVGGKRLLRKTIEPLVPKDIMSYIEPFGGAGWVLFYKNKWADLEIYNDLDGRLVNLFRIVKYHPEALKEELRYLLGSREMFMQFMKMDGLTDIQRAAKFMFLITRSFGGRGDSFGTVKKSAGGACKSQNNILFKIDSIHKRLDKVMVENRDFEKLITQYDHEGAFFYCDPPYTFGCGYETTSTKDFDHERLRDLLGNIQGRFLLSYDDSEKVRELYKDYEMIAVERQNGINNKQSGERKNKMFKELIIANYQIKELFNAGTDRNKG; encoded by the coding sequence ATGACAATTGATACAAAATCGCTTTTAAATTGGGTCGGAGGAAAACGCCTCCTTAGAAAAACCATAGAACCGCTTGTCCCAAAAGACATTATGTCCTACATTGAACCCTTTGGCGGTGCCGGCTGGGTTTTATTTTACAAAAACAAATGGGCTGATTTAGAAATTTATAACGACCTTGACGGCAGGCTTGTAAACCTTTTCAGAATAGTAAAATACCACCCGGAAGCTTTAAAGGAAGAATTGAGATATCTTCTCGGCAGCAGGGAAATGTTTATGCAGTTTATGAAAATGGACGGACTGACTGATATTCAAAGAGCGGCAAAGTTTATGTTCTTAATAACCCGTTCTTTCGGAGGTCGCGGCGATTCCTTCGGCACAGTCAAAAAATCAGCCGGCGGCGCTTGCAAGAGTCAAAATAATATTTTATTTAAAATAGATTCCATTCATAAAAGACTCGATAAAGTTATGGTGGAAAACAGGGATTTTGAAAAACTTATAACTCAGTATGACCACGAAGGAGCTTTTTTCTACTGCGATCCTCCTTATACCTTCGGTTGCGGCTATGAAACTACTTCAACAAAAGATTTTGATCATGAAAGACTCAGAGATTTACTTGGAAATATTCAAGGCAGATTTTTACTTTCTTACGATGATTCTGAAAAAGTCAGAGAGCTTTATAAAGACTACGAGATGATTGCGGTTGAAAGACAAAACGGCATTAACAACAAACAAAGCGGCGAACGCAAAAACAAAATGTTCAAAGAGCTTATAATTGCTAATTATCAGATTAAGGAGCTGTTCAATGCCGGAACCGATAGAAATAAAGGTTGA
- a CDS encoding phage minor head protein, with protein sequence MPETPDLKYLISLPPERAIKYLKDKGYKFSWNWEEIWQDAHKKSFTVAKVMRKDILDDIREVVEKSMNDGLTLQQFKKELEPKLKNKGWWGLISGTPDEVRDELIKRKLITDKNIIPDSVEPITVHLGSPWRLKTIYRTNIQTAYMAGRYKEQIDNTENRPYFQYVAVMDRRTRPAHAQLNGRVFKYDDDFWNSFYPPNGWGCRCRVRALSEDNLKERDIGVDSSVGQLSQEMRAVSKKTGELKPVTVYTDSLTEHQIAPDVGWSYNPGKEFRVK encoded by the coding sequence ATGCCTGAAACTCCTGATTTAAAGTATTTGATAAGCCTTCCTCCCGAAAGAGCAATAAAATATCTGAAAGATAAAGGCTATAAGTTTAGCTGGAATTGGGAAGAAATCTGGCAGGATGCTCATAAAAAATCTTTTACGGTCGCAAAAGTTATGCGAAAAGACATTCTCGACGATATCAGAGAAGTTGTCGAAAAGTCTATGAATGATGGCTTAACCTTACAGCAGTTTAAAAAAGAGCTTGAGCCGAAGCTTAAAAATAAAGGCTGGTGGGGATTAATTTCAGGAACGCCCGATGAAGTCAGAGATGAATTAATTAAAAGAAAACTTATTACTGATAAAAACATTATTCCTGACAGCGTTGAGCCTATTACGGTTCATCTTGGTTCTCCTTGGCGATTAAAAACAATTTATCGCACAAACATCCAAACTGCTTATATGGCAGGCAGGTATAAAGAGCAGATCGATAACACGGAAAATCGACCGTATTTTCAATATGTAGCGGTTATGGACAGAAGAACAAGACCGGCGCATGCACAGTTAAACGGCAGGGTTTTTAAATATGACGATGATTTTTGGAACAGCTTCTATCCGCCAAACGGCTGGGGTTGCAGATGCAGAGTCAGAGCTTTGTCTGAAGACAACCTTAAAGAAAGAGATATAGGCGTTGATTCTTCAGTCGGTCAATTATCACAGGAGATGCGAGCAGTCTCAAAGAAAACAGGAGAATTAAAACCGGTCACCGTTTATACGGATTCATTAACAGAACATCAAATCGCGCCCGATGTCGGCTGGAGTTACAATCCCGGCAAGGAGTTTAGAGTTAAATAA
- the dcm gene encoding DNA (cytosine-5-)-methyltransferase has product MIKYLDMFSGIGGFRLAFDNAGFKSVGFCEIDPYSRSLYKAYFDTDGEVEIHDATKIKPEELPNFDILVGGFPCQAFSIAGKRRGFEDTRGTLFFDIVRILSYKKPEYFLLENVKGLLSHDSGRTFAAIIKILTDIGYRVEWQLLNSKFFGVPQNRERVFIVGCLGGKCAGKIFPVSGIGTENSDKIGRPKRHPLSKCGSQGNRVYSTDGTSSCLTSQGGGQGGKTGLYFIDKSEYKASDTVQTLKIAGDTPLIRVRNGTKKGFEEAEAGDGINLAYPQSKTRRGRVGKKVSQTLDTHCNMGTIDGCRIRRLTPLECFRLQGFSDEMLEKAKELGLSDNRLYKMAGNAVTVQVVETIARKIMKAIQEENNA; this is encoded by the coding sequence ATGATTAAATATCTTGATATGTTCTCGGGAATAGGAGGATTCAGGCTTGCTTTTGATAATGCAGGGTTTAAAAGTGTCGGATTTTGCGAGATTGACCCGTATTCAAGAAGTTTATACAAAGCATATTTTGATACAGACGGAGAAGTAGAGATTCATGATGCAACAAAAATTAAACCGGAAGAACTCCCTAATTTTGACATCCTTGTCGGAGGATTTCCTTGCCAAGCTTTTAGCATTGCAGGAAAAAGACGGGGATTTGAAGACACCAGAGGCACGCTCTTTTTTGATATCGTTAGGATTTTGTCATACAAAAAACCCGAATATTTTTTACTCGAAAACGTTAAAGGCTTACTTAGCCACGACAGTGGAAGAACTTTTGCAGCTATCATTAAAATTCTCACCGACATTGGGTATAGGGTTGAATGGCAGCTTCTTAATTCTAAGTTCTTCGGCGTTCCTCAAAACAGGGAAAGAGTGTTCATTGTCGGATGTCTTGGAGGAAAATGCGCAGGAAAAATATTTCCTGTCAGCGGAATCGGCACAGAAAATTCTGATAAAATCGGAAGACCTAAACGACATCCGTTAAGTAAATGCGGGTCTCAAGGAAACAGAGTCTATTCAACAGACGGCACAAGTTCTTGTTTGACCTCACAAGGAGGCGGACAGGGCGGAAAAACAGGACTTTATTTTATTGATAAGTCAGAATACAAAGCTTCTGATACAGTTCAAACTCTAAAAATCGCAGGAGATACTCCTTTAATTCGAGTAAGAAACGGCACTAAAAAAGGTTTTGAGGAAGCAGAAGCCGGTGACGGAATAAATTTGGCTTACCCTCAAAGTAAAACAAGACGCGGGAGAGTCGGCAAAAAAGTTTCTCAAACACTTGATACTCATTGCAATATGGGGACAATTGACGGCTGTCGAATAAGAAGATTAACGCCGCTTGAATGTTTCAGATTACAGGGCTTTTCTGATGAAATGCTTGAAAAAGCAAAAGAACTCGGTCTTTCTGACAACAGACTTTATAAAATGGCAGGAAATGCGGTAACCGTTCAAGTTGTTGAAACTATTGCAAGAAAGATAATGAAAGCCATTCAGGAGGAAAATAATGCCTGA
- a CDS encoding DUF935 family protein → MTENIYPDKNIQNNAANEIATRKRSYNFYNLGMILPDPDPVLKKQGKDIRIYKELLCDPHVWACVQSRKSGVLSLEWELNRGKDKTQQSQLIEDFFKSIDLHSLISEILSASLFGFQPLEVIWQKQGDLIFPSEIKAKPPEWFCFDDDNKLKFRTKDNYYGEELPERKFLCPQSNPSYENPYGERTLSRVFWPVAFKKGGLKFWVIFTEKYGMPFLIGKHPRGTSKEDTDNLADILEVMVQDAIAVIPDDSSIEIMEAAKGSSADVFEKLIDKMNAEISKAILGQTLTTELGKTGSFAASKTHMDVRKDIIDADKKLVERTLNQLIQWIYKINFSEKDIPLFEMYEEEDVDLTLSQRDKTLSETGVKFTKEYFMKTYGFDKEDIEVPEVGVQTHSSTIQTEPPVDKAKPIFSEFKQEQFPDQKAVDDFIESFSDKELQNQAETILKPILKLIQEGNSYEEVYEKLSEKGLKTTQIEKILQKVFFISEVWGRLSADD, encoded by the coding sequence ATGACGGAAAATATTTACCCTGATAAAAATATACAAAATAACGCAGCAAATGAAATTGCAACTCGCAAAAGATCGTATAACTTCTATAATCTGGGAATGATTTTGCCTGACCCTGACCCTGTGCTTAAAAAGCAGGGCAAAGATATTAGGATTTACAAAGAGCTGTTGTGCGATCCGCACGTCTGGGCTTGCGTTCAATCAAGAAAATCTGGCGTTCTTTCTCTTGAGTGGGAACTAAACAGAGGCAAGGATAAGACTCAACAATCACAGCTTATTGAGGATTTCTTTAAATCAATCGACTTACATTCGTTAATATCGGAGATTTTAAGCGCATCTTTATTTGGCTTTCAGCCATTAGAGGTTATTTGGCAAAAACAAGGTGATTTAATTTTTCCTTCTGAAATAAAAGCCAAACCTCCCGAGTGGTTTTGTTTTGATGATGATAACAAATTAAAATTCAGAACTAAAGATAATTATTACGGCGAAGAATTGCCGGAGCGAAAATTCTTATGCCCACAATCAAACCCGAGCTATGAAAACCCTTACGGGGAAAGAACTTTATCAAGAGTTTTCTGGCCTGTTGCATTTAAAAAAGGCGGACTTAAATTCTGGGTAATATTTACAGAAAAATACGGAATGCCGTTTTTAATAGGCAAACACCCGAGAGGAACAAGTAAAGAAGACACCGATAACCTTGCAGATATTCTTGAAGTTATGGTTCAAGATGCAATTGCCGTTATTCCTGACGATTCAAGCATCGAAATAATGGAAGCGGCTAAAGGCTCATCGGCCGATGTATTTGAAAAACTCATAGATAAAATGAATGCGGAAATATCAAAAGCAATACTGGGACAGACTTTGACTACTGAACTTGGAAAGACAGGAAGTTTTGCCGCATCTAAAACTCATATGGATGTAAGAAAAGACATTATCGATGCAGATAAAAAGCTTGTCGAAAGAACTTTAAATCAGCTTATTCAGTGGATTTACAAGATTAATTTCAGCGAAAAAGATATTCCCTTATTTGAAATGTATGAGGAGGAAGACGTTGATTTAACTCTGTCTCAAAGGGATAAGACTTTATCTGAAACCGGCGTTAAATTTACAAAAGAATATTTTATGAAAACATACGGCTTTGATAAAGAAGATATTGAAGTACCGGAGGTGGGAGTGCAAACTCATTCCAGCACAATTCAAACAGAACCGCCTGTTGATAAAGCAAAACCGATATTCAGCGAATTTAAACAAGAGCAATTTCCTGATCAGAAGGCTGTTGATGATTTTATAGAATCTTTCTCTGATAAAGAGCTGCAAAATCAAGCAGAAACTATATTAAAACCCATATTAAAACTTATTCAAGAGGGAAATTCCTACGAAGAAGTTTATGAAAAACTTTCGGAAAAAGGCTTAAAAACAACACAAATAGAGAAAATCCTGCAAAAAGTTTTTTTTATAAGCGAAGTCTGGGGGAGATTAAGCGCCGATGATTAA
- a CDS encoding terminase family protein produces MNLNKYFLPYQLRWLNDNSKVKIWEKSRRIGATYVQSYEDVRDCISKKVPAVWFSSADESAAKEYILYCEQWTKLFNIAAKPLGNIVIDSEKDIKAFVIEFSNGTKIHALSSNPKGFRSKGGKVILDEFAHHDRADELWTAARPCVTWGFPLRILSTHNGKNCRYFKFIEQVKKGSLKWNLHSTPIQLAVAEGLVDKILCKPTTEEEKQNWIQEQREDCFDEYTWLQEYCCEAIDETTAFLPYDLINTCEIEDLYRDLSEVTGDLFVGMDIGRKKDLSVIWIIEVLGNVKYTRMIKEMEKTPFHIQEEVLSNILKHKNLRRCCIDATGLGMQLAETAQRKFGQYRVEPITFTNKIKEEMAYNLRTNFEDKTVYIPSQHEIREDLHSVRRITTTAGNIRFDVEKSEASGHADRFWALALALYAAGSNAGPINIVSRQPRESYEITKNY; encoded by the coding sequence ATGAACCTTAATAAATATTTCCTTCCATACCAATTAAGATGGCTGAATGATAACAGCAAAGTTAAAATCTGGGAAAAATCCAGAAGAATCGGTGCTACTTACGTACAGTCATACGAAGATGTCAGGGACTGCATAAGCAAAAAAGTCCCTGCCGTCTGGTTTTCTTCTGCCGATGAATCAGCGGCGAAAGAATATATTCTTTATTGCGAACAATGGACAAAGTTATTTAACATAGCCGCAAAACCGCTTGGCAACATTGTCATTGATTCGGAAAAAGATATTAAAGCCTTTGTAATCGAGTTTTCAAACGGCACTAAAATTCACGCTCTTTCTTCTAACCCCAAAGGTTTCAGGAGCAAAGGCGGTAAAGTTATTCTTGATGAGTTTGCCCACCACGACAGAGCAGATGAGCTTTGGACTGCGGCGCGTCCTTGTGTAACTTGGGGATTTCCGCTCAGAATTTTATCTACTCATAACGGTAAAAATTGCAGATATTTTAAATTTATTGAGCAGGTTAAAAAGGGTTCACTCAAATGGAATCTTCATTCCACCCCGATTCAACTGGCTGTAGCCGAGGGACTTGTTGATAAAATACTTTGCAAGCCTACAACAGAAGAAGAAAAACAAAACTGGATTCAGGAACAAAGAGAAGACTGTTTTGATGAATATACCTGGCTGCAGGAATATTGTTGCGAGGCAATAGATGAGACAACAGCTTTTTTGCCTTATGACTTAATAAATACTTGTGAAATTGAAGATTTGTACAGGGATTTATCAGAGGTAACAGGCGATTTGTTTGTCGGTATGGATATCGGCAGAAAGAAAGATTTATCTGTTATCTGGATTATAGAGGTTCTGGGAAATGTTAAATATACAAGAATGATTAAAGAAATGGAGAAAACTCCGTTTCATATTCAGGAAGAAGTTTTATCAAACATCCTTAAACATAAGAATTTAAGAAGGTGCTGTATAGATGCAACGGGACTTGGAATGCAATTAGCGGAAACGGCTCAAAGGAAATTCGGACAATACAGAGTTGAGCCGATAACTTTTACTAACAAGATAAAAGAAGAGATGGCGTATAACTTAAGAACCAATTTTGAAGATAAAACTGTTTATATCCCAAGTCAGCATGAAATCAGAGAAGATTTACACTCTGTCAGAAGAATAACAACAACTGCAGGCAATATCAGGTTTGATGTCGAGAAATCAGAAGCATCGGGTCACGCAGACAGATTCTGGGCATTAGCTCTGGCTCTTTATGCTGCAGGAAGCAATGCAGGTCCTATAAATATTGTTTCCAGACAACCAAGGGAAAGTTATGAGATTACGAAAAATTATTGA
- a CDS encoding phage terminase small subunit-related protein yields MSKKHLFYNEAERFFVYEQMGIEEIASRLNLGSRTIRNWKDENGWDDKKKQYVASKLAFHEELYEFAKKLMRSIDQDLENGNKVDSGRMFAFTRMLPLITKVKEYEDVTTRKNQKQESKGLTEDIIRLIEEEVLGIKNEP; encoded by the coding sequence TTGAGTAAAAAACATCTTTTTTATAACGAGGCTGAAAGGTTCTTTGTATATGAACAGATGGGAATAGAGGAGATAGCTTCAAGGCTTAATCTCGGTTCAAGAACAATTCGCAATTGGAAAGACGAAAACGGCTGGGATGACAAGAAAAAACAATATGTCGCATCAAAGCTGGCTTTTCATGAGGAATTGTATGAATTTGCCAAAAAATTAATGCGCTCTATCGATCAGGATCTTGAAAACGGAAATAAGGTAGACTCCGGCAGGATGTTTGCCTTTACCCGAATGCTTCCTTTAATTACCAAAGTTAAAGAGTATGAAGACGTGACAACAAGAAAAAATCAAAAACAAGAGAGTAAAGGCTTGACCGAAGATATTATCAGGCTGATTGAAGAAGAAGTTCTGGGGATTAAAAATGAACCTTAA
- a CDS encoding major capsid protein, whose product MGRLEDLRINAYLSEVARGYSNNAFIADALFPTIESELEKIDIFEFNKEAFQVYNTERAIRADSNVMSPKGFNKKSATLAEHDLAYPIDYREEEESKKVKLQLHATNVVTEGLKLKHETQCADLVQNPANYTSGNKITLSGTAKFSDKDSDPVGVIEDAKDAIAGKIAQDPNTMVIGHESWKILKRHPQIKELISNNMNKLVTLEFLKEIFEIPNIYIGKSVFVNESGNFVKVWGDNIILAYTSPLSSRTEYDPAFAYTVKKKNALNIDEYRKEGNKLKFIRATDIYTPFLVGPEAGYLISDTN is encoded by the coding sequence ATGGGAAGATTAGAAGATTTACGGATAAATGCGTATTTATCCGAGGTAGCAAGAGGCTACAGCAATAATGCTTTTATTGCAGATGCTCTTTTTCCGACAATAGAGTCTGAATTAGAAAAGATTGATATCTTTGAATTCAACAAAGAAGCTTTTCAGGTCTACAATACAGAGCGCGCAATCAGAGCTGATTCCAATGTTATGAGCCCTAAAGGATTCAACAAAAAATCTGCAACCTTAGCAGAACACGATTTGGCTTATCCGATTGATTACAGGGAAGAAGAAGAGTCTAAAAAGGTTAAGCTTCAACTTCACGCAACAAATGTCGTAACTGAAGGCTTAAAGCTGAAACACGAAACACAGTGCGCCGATTTAGTTCAAAACCCTGCAAATTACACTTCAGGCAATAAAATTACTCTCTCGGGAACTGCTAAATTTTCCGATAAAGATTCTGACCCTGTCGGCGTGATTGAAGATGCCAAAGATGCGATTGCCGGAAAGATTGCTCAAGATCCGAATACCATGGTCATCGGACACGAGTCTTGGAAAATCCTCAAACGCCATCCCCAAATTAAAGAACTCATAAGCAATAATATGAATAAGCTTGTCACTCTTGAGTTTTTAAAAGAAATATTTGAAATCCCCAATATTTACATAGGAAAATCTGTTTTTGTAAATGAAAGCGGAAATTTTGTAAAAGTCTGGGGAGATAATATCATCCTTGCCTATACTTCGCCTCTTTCTTCAAGAACGGAGTATGACCCTGCGTTTGCTTATACGGTCAAAAAGAAAAATGCGCTGAATATTGATGAGTACCGCAAAGAAGGCAACAAGCTCAAATTTATCAGAGCAACAGATATTTATACTCCGTTTTTAGTCGGTCCTGAAGCAGGTTACCTGATTTCAGATACTAATTAA
- a CDS encoding DUF2190 family protein: MVEKLYKPLLTESIKVTVNVEKQRFIGFDGNYCTANAKALGVSDVEIEAGQFAPVGLLGILLVKTAEAITKGSKVASDATGLAVAFTAGESNGYSLDAAAGAGEIIRIARGI, from the coding sequence ATGGTTGAAAAATTATACAAACCGCTTTTAACAGAATCAATAAAAGTAACAGTCAATGTCGAGAAGCAAAGATTTATAGGCTTTGATGGAAATTACTGCACGGCTAACGCTAAAGCCCTCGGGGTTTCTGACGTTGAAATCGAAGCCGGACAATTTGCGCCGGTTGGACTACTCGGAATTCTTCTTGTAAAAACTGCAGAAGCAATAACCAAAGGTTCTAAAGTTGCTTCTGATGCAACCGGTTTAGCGGTTGCTTTCACTGCAGGCGAATCAAACGGCTATTCGCTTGATGCTGCTGCAGGAGCAGGTGAAATTATACGAATAGCAAGGGGAATCTAG
- a CDS encoding DUF1320 domain-containing protein yields MYCLIEDIQKQVSQDTLIQLTDDNQTGEIDSVIVEEAILYSESLINGYLRGRYTLPLAINANPPDILKILAVDLSIYRLYSRRFQTDTPDSISEKYKNSIKILEQIQRGIISLGLETAGAAPELGEYRANKSFQDRTFSKQVLNEY; encoded by the coding sequence GTGTACTGCCTCATTGAAGATATTCAAAAACAAGTTTCGCAAGATACTTTAATTCAGCTGACTGATGATAATCAGACCGGTGAAATTGATTCGGTCATTGTTGAAGAAGCAATTCTTTATTCTGAATCTTTAATAAACGGATATCTTCGAGGCAGATACACCTTGCCTTTAGCAATTAATGCAAATCCACCGGATATTCTAAAAATTCTTGCAGTGGATTTAAGCATTTACAGGCTTTATTCAAGAAGGTTTCAAACTGATACTCCCGATTCAATAAGCGAGAAGTACAAAAATTCCATAAAAATATTAGAGCAAATACAAAGGGGGATTATTTCTCTCGGCTTAGAAACCGCAGGAGCCGCCCCCGAGCTTGGCGAATACAGAGCAAACAAGTCTTTTCAAGACAGAACCTTCTCAAAGCAGGTTTTAAATGAATATTAA
- a CDS encoding Gp37 family protein: MMNIQLIENSITERLKDKFPELHVQGFPDKPAEFRLLHPKGAILVHYQGGNYSESKSLGCLYQDKKLEFSISVVMKHLRTHEGAYEYLDKVRETLTGYKPENCSKMIPIKEEFLTEDNGIWQYSINFATTTPVIENIEE; this comes from the coding sequence ATGATGAATATACAGCTAATTGAAAACTCAATAACAGAAAGATTAAAAGATAAATTTCCGGAACTTCACGTACAGGGATTTCCCGATAAACCTGCCGAGTTCAGGCTTCTTCACCCTAAAGGCGCAATTCTTGTTCATTATCAGGGCGGTAATTATTCTGAATCAAAGAGCCTAGGCTGTCTTTATCAGGATAAAAAGCTCGAGTTCAGTATATCAGTTGTAATGAAACACCTTAGAACCCACGAGGGAGCTTACGAATATCTCGATAAAGTCAGAGAAACCCTGACAGGCTATAAACCTGAAAATTGCTCAAAAATGATTCCGATAAAAGAAGAATTTCTCACTGAAGATAACGGAATTTGGCAGTATTCAATAAATTTTGCCACAACCACACCGGTTATAGAAAATATAGAGGAATGA
- a CDS encoding phage tail sheath subtilisin-like domain-containing protein has product MPANFLHGVETIEITKGSRPIRTVKTAVIGLIGTAPINTVDAEFKTINKPVLITSEKDAAMYFGQVTSGFTIPAALNAIFDQGAGIAIVINVFDPAVHLNIAEVELSDIIGGVDAQGKRTGLQAFKDSYSLFGFYPKTLIVPKYCEDDAVAAEINTVAGNIRAIGLIDAPVGTSPQQAITGRGPLGTINYNFSSDRLVLCYPQLKVYDTATDAEKLEPYSQRLAGVIAAKDIEKGYHWSPSNTEIKGIIGVERNLTSMINDPNSEVNLLNEAGIMTVFNSFGTGFRTWGNRSSAYPASTHPTNFINIRRTADILHESVEYSMLQFIDYPIDNGLIDSICESVNAFIRTLIGRGALIDGKCKFNSVKNTPEEIANGHLLFDIEFMPPTPAERITFESFINIDLLRNLGQ; this is encoded by the coding sequence ATGCCTGCAAATTTCCTGCACGGAGTTGAAACAATAGAAATAACAAAAGGCTCACGCCCTATAAGAACTGTAAAAACAGCAGTAATAGGTCTTATAGGAACTGCGCCGATTAATACGGTTGATGCCGAGTTTAAAACAATAAATAAGCCTGTTTTAATAACAAGCGAAAAAGATGCAGCAATGTATTTCGGACAAGTAACAAGCGGATTTACAATACCGGCTGCCTTAAATGCAATATTCGATCAAGGCGCGGGAATTGCAATTGTCATAAACGTTTTTGATCCTGCTGTTCATCTAAATATTGCTGAAGTCGAGCTTTCAGATATCATCGGAGGAGTCGATGCTCAGGGAAAAAGAACAGGGCTGCAAGCTTTTAAAGATTCATATTCATTATTTGGCTTTTATCCAAAAACTCTCATAGTACCTAAATATTGCGAAGATGATGCTGTCGCTGCTGAAATTAATACAGTTGCCGGTAATATCAGAGCAATCGGTTTAATTGACGCTCCTGTCGGAACTTCGCCTCAACAGGCAATAACCGGCAGAGGTCCGTTAGGAACAATAAATTATAACTTCAGCTCAGACAGGCTTGTTCTTTGCTATCCGCAGTTAAAAGTCTATGACACAGCAACTGATGCAGAAAAACTCGAACCTTACTCTCAAAGACTGGCAGGCGTTATTGCTGCCAAGGATATAGAAAAAGGCTATCATTGGTCACCCAGCAATACAGAAATCAAAGGAATCATCGGAGTCGAAAGAAACCTGACTTCAATGATTAATGACCCGAACAGCGAAGTCAATCTCTTGAATGAAGCCGGAATAATGACTGTGTTTAATTCTTTCGGCACAGGATTCAGAACATGGGGAAACAGAAGTTCTGCCTATCCGGCTTCAACTCATCCTACAAACTTTATCAATATAAGAAGAACAGCTGATATTCTTCACGAAAGCGTTGAATACTCTATGCTTCAGTTTATTGATTACCCGATAGACAACGGTCTTATCGATTCAATCTGCGAATCGGTAAACGCTTTTATTCGAACGCTGATCGGCAGAGGTGCTTTGATTGACGGCAAGTGCAAGTTTAATTCCGTAAAAAATACTCCGGAAGAAATAGCGAACGGACATCTTCTTTTCGATATTGAATTTATGCCGCCGACTCCTGCTGAAAGAATAACCTTCGAAAGCTTTATTAACATAGATTTATTGAGGAACCTTGGACAATGA
- a CDS encoding phage major tail tube protein: MSKIKINRLTNANIYMDGNNLLGRAEEIQLPQIKHKMADHKALGMVGSAEFFAGIDKLESKIKWNSLYTEVLKKAANPFKSVQIQARASLETYNSMGKLAEVPAVAYLSGTFKEFPLGNFKPQENAEYETTMSINYAKLVVDGEEIFEIDVLENIYKVGGIDILETYRNNIGA; encoded by the coding sequence ATGTCAAAAATTAAGATAAACAGGCTGACAAACGCCAATATTTATATGGATGGCAACAATCTGCTCGGGAGAGCAGAAGAAATTCAACTGCCGCAGATAAAGCATAAAATGGCAGACCATAAAGCACTAGGTATGGTTGGAAGCGCAGAGTTTTTTGCAGGAATAGACAAACTTGAGAGCAAAATCAAATGGAATTCTCTTTACACGGAAGTTCTTAAAAAAGCCGCCAATCCTTTTAAATCTGTTCAAATTCAAGCCCGAGCCAGTCTTGAAACCTACAACAGTATGGGCAAATTAGCAGAAGTTCCTGCAGTTGCATATTTATCCGGCACTTTTAAAGAGTTTCCTCTGGGGAATTTTAAGCCGCAGGAAAATGCCGAGTATGAAACGACTATGAGCATTAATTACGCAAAACTTGTAGTTGACGGCGAAGAAATATTCGAAATAGATGTTCTTGAAAATATCTATAAAGTCGGCGGAATCGATATTCTTGAAACTTACAGAAATAACATAGGAGCTTAA